From a region of the Lepus europaeus isolate LE1 chromosome 17, mLepTim1.pri, whole genome shotgun sequence genome:
- the AVPI1 gene encoding arginine vasopressin-induced protein 1 — MGTPASVVSEPPPWQAPTEARGRKQASANIFQDAELLQIQGLFQRSGDQLAEERAQVIWECAGDHRVAEALRQLRRKRPPRRKVLGHSLHPCSRLRIPEPRTPLADPQRRATETASSQQRLASRTSARIRQNWRKPDPTSYLHQIRH, encoded by the exons ATGGGCACCCCAGCCTCTGTGGTAAGCGAGCCGCCCCCGTGGCAGGCCCCCACGGAGGCCCGGGGCCGCAAGCAGGCCTCGGCCAACATCTTCCAGGACGCGGAGCTGCTGCAGATCCAGGGCCTGTTTCAACGCAGCGGGGACCAGCTGGCCGAGGAGCGCGCCCAGGTCATCTGGGAGTGTGCGGGGGACCACCGAGTGGCTGAGGCCCTGAGGCAGCTGCGCAGGAAGAGGCCTCCTCGGCGGAAAGTGCTGGGCCACTCGCTGCACCCCTGCAGCAGGCTCAG GATCCCAGAGCCCCGCACTCCACTGGCAGACCCACAACGTCGTGCCACAGAGACTGCCTCCAGCCAGCAGCGTCTGGCCTCCCGGACGAGTGCCAGGATCCGCCAGAACTGGAGGAAGCCGGACCCCACAAGCTACCTCCACCAGATCAGACACTGA